The DNA sequence CAGTCGCTGGCTGACGTCTATCCCACAGTGGTCCGATGGGTGAACTCACCCGGCCGGGCAGGGGCGACGGACGCCTGCCGCGGCGCTCCGCTCAGTCGCGGTTGTTGAGCCGGTGCACCAGCTCGGCCACGTCGATACCGTATTCGCACCACTCTCGGTCGGCGAGGAAGCCCAGTTCGGCATTGACCTTGAGCATCGGCTCGTTGGCCTGGGCGTTCCAGGTCTGCACCTCGGCGAGTTTGGGTTCGGCGCCGCGTAGCTCGAAGAGCATCCGGGCCTTGATCGCGCGGTCGATGCCGTATCCGCGGTGGTCCTGGGCGACGATGGTGTCGTACTGGTCGGCCCGGGTCGGATGCTGTGCCGGAACGACGACCTCGGTGAGGCCGGCCACCTCACCGGTCTTCTCGTGGATGGCCAGCACGATGTAGGGCTGCAGGCCGCGTCGGCGCAGGCAGGCGAGGCTGTCCCGCAGCCGCTGCGGATCGTAGGAACTGGGTCGCAGGTCCAGATCGCCGTCGTCGACGTCGCGGACCTCGGCCTTGGCCTTGGCGTACGGCTCGATCAGCTCGTCGGGCGGCCCGCCTGGATAGAACTCCACCCGGTAGCCGGCGGCGATCCCCCCGGCCATCTCGCCCAGGGTCAGCCAGTCCACCGTGGACAACCGCAGTACGCTGCGGGTTTCGACGTATTCACGGATGAACCCCAGCGACTCGTAGAAGGCCACCGCCGGCGTGTTGCCGACCACCTCCACACCGATCGAGGAGAACCCTTCGTGGTAGGCCCGCCGGGCTGCCTTGGCGAGCAGTTGATGACCGAGTCCGGCGCGCCGGACCGACGGGTGCACGATCAGTTCGACGACGCCGATGTCTCCCAGAAGCAGGACATTGACGTGGCCGAGCAGGCGGCCGGGTTGCCCGTCGGGGCCGGGCTCCTCCTCGGCGACCCAGCAGATCCGCCGCTCACCCGGCATCGTCTCGGCCAGGTATTCCCGCAGGAAGCTGTCCTGCCACAACGGATCCTCCGGGACGTCCGCCGCGACGACCGCGTTGAGCGTGTCCAACATCGACCTGATTTCGGCGGCCGACGCTGTTCGGGGATCCCACTCGCGCACAATCACCCGTCTAGCTTGCCGGTAACCGGACCGGGACGAAAGTGTTCGGTCCCCGAATGTGTGCGGGCGGTGACGCCGACTCAGGCGCGGCTGGCCGTGCCGTATCGGTTCGCCGCGTCGAATACGGCCTGCGCGTACTGCCGCACGTCGTTGTAGGAAAGAATGGCGTTCCACCAGTCCTGCGACGTCGACAGGTTGCGCCCGTTGCTGCACAGGTAGTTCGCGGCGGCCAGGGCGGCGTCGTCGATGTCGTGCGGGTCCTTGACCCCGTCGTTGTCGGCGTCGACCCCGCTGATCGCCCAGGTGCTCGGGATGAACTGCATCGGTCCGACCGCCCGGTCGAGCACCGGATCGCCGTCGAGCCGGCCGCCGTCGGTGTCGGCGATCCGCTGCCGGCCACCCTGGCCGTCGAGCGGCAGGCCGATGATCGGTGGCATCGCCTTGCCGTCCGGGCCGAGCGACGCCCCGTTGGCCCGCCCGTGGTTGGACTCGACCAGCCCGATCGCGGCCAGCGTCGTCCAGGACAGACGGCAGTTGGGCGTGGTGCGGCTGACGACGAGTTCGGCGTAGCCGTACGCCTGGACCGCGACCGCCGGTATGCCGATCCGGTCACCGGTCTGCTGTGCCCAACCGGCGAGTACGTCGGCGGGACGGCCGACCGGCTGGGGCAGCCCGGGCAGCGCGCCCGGTGAGGCGGTCGGCGTCGGTGCCGTGCCGGGTAGCGTCGGCAGCAGTTCCAGGTCGGGGTCGGTGGTCGGCTCGCCCGATCCGTTGGCGACCGGTGTGCGGTCCGGCGCGATCGCCGGGACGATGATGGCGCCGGCGGTGCCGGTGGCGGCGACGACCAGAAGCAGTAGGAGGGCGGGCAGGGTGAGCCGCCCGCTCGGCCGCCGTGACCAGGCCCCGACCGACCGGGCCGCGGCCGCCGCGGTCTGCCGGCTCGGCCGGCGTACGGCGTGCGCGAACGGCACCCGGATCCGGCTGCGGCGTTTCGGCGCGACGACGGCGACCGGCGCCGTCTGCGCGGCGTCGTCGGCGGGCACGGCTCCTGCGACCGGTGCCAGGTCGACCTTCGTGTCCGTGTCGCCGGGCTTGCCGGTGCTTGTCGGCTCATCGGCCTTGCCGTCGGGAGCGGTCTCGGCGGCCTTGCCGTCAGCAGCGGTCTTGCCGTCAGTAGCGGCCTCGGCAGCCTTGCCGTCGGGAGCGGCCTCGGCGGTCTTGCCGTCGGGGGCGGTCTCGACGGTCGCTTCGGCGGCCGGAGTGACGGCGGCCGTGGACTGCGGGGCCTTGTCGGTGCCGTCCGCCGGTTCTTCGCCCTTGTCGGCCTCCGGCCGGTCCACGGAGCCGGTGGGCGCCGACCGGTCGGCCGGGACCGTTTCCGGGGCGGCGGCCGTCGACTTCCCATCGATTTCCGTCGACTCGCTGTCCGGCTTTCCCGGCTGGGCGGGCACCGACGGTGACGGCGCTTCGTCGGGCGCGGCACCGGAACTGGCCAGTGGTCCGGCCGTCGCCAGCTCGGCGGATGCCGGCACGGCGGGACGCAGTCGACGTGCCACCGGTGTTTCCTCCCCGCCTGTCACGCTGTCGAGTATTACCCATCGCGCGCAACTAGTCAGGTCCAGCCGTACCCTGACCGCATGCCCCGGTACGAGTTCCGCTGCCGCGCGTGCGGCAGCACCTTCGAGGTCAACCGCCCGATGGCCCAGTCTTCCGCGGCCGCGACCTGTCCGCAGGGCCACGACGACACGGTGAAGCTGCTCTCCACCGTCGCGGTCACCGGTCGTGGCGGGACAGTCGCCGGCGCCGGTCCGGTTTCTGCCGGCGGGGGCGGTTGTTGCGGCGGTGGTTGCGGTTGTTGACGTACGCCCGAAACCAGAAATCTGTTGCGCTTCGCGGCAGTTTGTAGGCAGATTCCGCTCGGGCCGATCATACGTAAGGCTCCGAGATCTGACCTGTCGTGCCACAACCGGGGCCACCCGTTGTCGTTACGCCACCCGTAGCATCGCCCCCGTACGCCGCACGTCGATCACCGGTCGATGACATCGTCCCAGGCCCTGGCGTCTGGGACGGAGTCGTGCTGTCCTTTTCTACGATGCGCGGGCCGTGGGGCGTGCGGAAGCATGAAGCCGACTTCCATGGGGGCGGAGGTTCACCGTGTCGGCACGGAATCACCTGCCGAGTGGCCTGGTGACTTTCATGTTCACCGACATCGAGGGCTCGACGAGGTTGGCCCAGATGCTCGGTCCGGGCTACCGCCCGGTGCTCAGCGAGCACCGGCGGTTGCTGCGGTCCATCCTGTCCGCCAGCGACGGCGTCGAACTCTTCACCGAGGGTGACTCCTTCTTCGTCGCGTTCGCCGACGCGGCCGCCGCCCTCGACGCCTGCCTCGGCGCCCAGCGGGCGCTCGCCAGCCACGACTGGCCGAGTCCCGAGTCGGCACCCCGGGTCCGGATGGGGCTGCACACCGGACACGCCGTGCCGCTGTCCGGTGAGTACGCCAGCCCGGAGGTGCACCGTGCGGCCCGGATCGCCGCCGCGGCCCACGGCGGCCAGGTGCTCTGCTCCGCCGCGACCGCGCAGTACGCCGCACCGCTGCCGGTCGGGGTCTCCCTGCTCGACCTGGGCCTGCACCGGCTGCGGGGCTTCGACGACCGGGAGCGTCTGTTCCAGCTCGTGGCACCCGGGCTGGAACGGCAGTTCCCACGCCCGCGTACGGCCGACGCCGTGCCGCACAACCTGCCCACCCAGATCACCTCGTTCGTCGGCCGGCAGGCCGAACGTGCCGAACTGCACGACCTCGTCGCCGAACAACGACTGGTCACGGTGGTGGGCGCCGGCGGCGCCGGCAAGACGCGGCTCGCCGTGGAGTTGGCCGGCGGCGTCGTGGAGTCCTACCCGGACGGCGTCTGGTTCGTCGACCTCGCCCCGGTGACCGATCCCGGCCTGGTCGCCTTCGCCATCGCCGCGGTGCTCGGGTTACGGCCCGAGCCCGGTCGGCCGATGGTCGACACCCTGGTCGAATACGCCGCCGCGCGCCGGATGCTGCTGCTGCTCGACACCTGTGACACGCAGCCGGCGGCGACCGCCGAGGTCATCTCCCGGTTGCTGACCGGCGGTGGCGGCGTCCGGGTGCTGGCCACCAGTCGGGAGCCCTGCGGGCTGCCCGGCGAGGTGGTGTGGCGGATCCCGCCGCTGTCCGCCGAGCCGGCGCCGGACGGTGGGCCGAGCGAGGCCGTCGCGCTGCTGCTCGCGCGTACGACGGCGGCGCGGGGTGGTCGGCGGGCCGGGGTGGTCGAGACCGACGATCTGCGGCGGGTGGTCAGCCGGCTGGACGGCCTGCCGCTCGCCATCGAGTTGGCCGCGGCCCGGCTGCGGGTGCTCTCGGCCAGTCAGCTCGCCGAGCGCCTCGACGACGTACTCGGCACCCTCGACGCGGGACGCGACGAGCCGGTGGGCGTCGCCGTGGCCGACGGTCGGTTCACCGCCAGCCAGGTGGACACCATCGACCTGGGTGGTGCCGCCGCCTCGGCGCCGCCGGTGGTCCCCGGCCGTACGGCGACCCAGCGGCACGTCACCATGCAGGCCACGGTCACCTGGTCGTACCGGACGCTGGGGCCCCGCGCGGCCCGGCTGCTGCGCTGGCTCGCGGTCTTCTCCGGTCCGGTCGACCTGGCGACCGTGGAGTGGCTGTTCGACGACGACGCGCTGGATCCGCTGGCGGTGCTGGTCGACAAGTCGATGTTGCAGGTCGAGCCGCACGCGGCGGGCAGCAGCACCTACCGGATGCTCGACCCGATCCGGGCGTACGCGGCCCGCCGGCTGGTCGACGCGGGTGAGGAGCGGGCCGCCCGGGACCGGCACGTGGCCTGGTCGCTGCACGCGTTGCAGCGTGCCCACCTGGGGCCGGACGGGCGTCCGGTGACGCTGTCGCTCTACAGCCTCGACCCGCTCGCCGACGAGCTCCGGGCCGCGCTGCGCTGGACCGCGACCGGCGGTAGTGCCCGCCTCGGGCTCCAGATCGCCAGCGGGCTCGACCAGTGGTGGCGGGAACGCGGGCTGGCCCGGGAGGGTCGGCTGTGGCTGTTCCGCCTCTACGGACGGATCGCCGAGACGGGGGAGCGGATTCCGGAGGCGGAGCTGGCGGCGGCGTACCACATGCATTCGCTGCACGCCGGTGCCGACGGTGAGTTCGCCGAGGAGCTGCGGTTCTCGCAGCAGGCCGAGGCGGCGGCGCGGCAGGCCGGCGACGCGGCGTTGCTGGCCCGGGTGCTCTCCGGGCGGGCGGCCCCGCTGGTCGACATGGGCCGGCTGGCCGAGGCCGAGCAGATCTGCCGCGACCTGCTCGACTGGGCGGGTCGGGAGGGCGTGACCGGGGAGACCCTCTTCGCCG is a window from the Polymorphospora rubra genome containing:
- a CDS encoding adenylate/guanylate cyclase domain-containing protein, coding for MSARNHLPSGLVTFMFTDIEGSTRLAQMLGPGYRPVLSEHRRLLRSILSASDGVELFTEGDSFFVAFADAAAALDACLGAQRALASHDWPSPESAPRVRMGLHTGHAVPLSGEYASPEVHRAARIAAAAHGGQVLCSAATAQYAAPLPVGVSLLDLGLHRLRGFDDRERLFQLVAPGLERQFPRPRTADAVPHNLPTQITSFVGRQAERAELHDLVAEQRLVTVVGAGGAGKTRLAVELAGGVVESYPDGVWFVDLAPVTDPGLVAFAIAAVLGLRPEPGRPMVDTLVEYAAARRMLLLLDTCDTQPAATAEVISRLLTGGGGVRVLATSREPCGLPGEVVWRIPPLSAEPAPDGGPSEAVALLLARTTAARGGRRAGVVETDDLRRVVSRLDGLPLAIELAAARLRVLSASQLAERLDDVLGTLDAGRDEPVGVAVADGRFTASQVDTIDLGGAAASAPPVVPGRTATQRHVTMQATVTWSYRTLGPRAARLLRWLAVFSGPVDLATVEWLFDDDALDPLAVLVDKSMLQVEPHAAGSSTYRMLDPIRAYAARRLVDAGEERAARDRHVAWSLHALQRAHLGPDGRPVTLSLYSLDPLADELRAALRWTATGGSARLGLQIASGLDQWWRERGLAREGRLWLFRLYGRIAETGERIPEAELAAAYHMHSLHAGADGEFAEELRFSQQAEAAARQAGDAALLARVLSGRAAPLVDMGRLAEAEQICRDLLDWAGREGVTGETLFAVYGLAELLWQRGALDEAAELLGAARPVEASRPVERGRRTVDMLLGMVALARGDLVAAHDHLVVALRSRMLHGFHRRTCDALNAMAVRCALGGDPSTAALLFGAAQANRSVLRTTAGMFGGYWAQRQADLRTAIGDGEFDRAYAEGARLSLEEAVELALGIEHPDLAAGSSRFTDGSAPFAGLPPRLPAEPAPHRSGTFGYVSDVSREVLDRRELP
- a CDS encoding GNAT family N-acetyltransferase codes for the protein MVREWDPRTASAAEIRSMLDTLNAVVAADVPEDPLWQDSFLREYLAETMPGERRICWVAEEEPGPDGQPGRLLGHVNVLLLGDIGVVELIVHPSVRRAGLGHQLLAKAARRAYHEGFSSIGVEVVGNTPAVAFYESLGFIREYVETRSVLRLSTVDWLTLGEMAGGIAAGYRVEFYPGGPPDELIEPYAKAKAEVRDVDDGDLDLRPSSYDPQRLRDSLACLRRRGLQPYIVLAIHEKTGEVAGLTEVVVPAQHPTRADQYDTIVAQDHRGYGIDRAIKARMLFELRGAEPKLAEVQTWNAQANEPMLKVNAELGFLADREWCEYGIDVAELVHRLNNRD
- a CDS encoding lytic transglycosylase domain-containing protein, giving the protein MARRLRPAVPASAELATAGPLASSGAAPDEAPSPSVPAQPGKPDSESTEIDGKSTAAAPETVPADRSAPTGSVDRPEADKGEEPADGTDKAPQSTAAVTPAAEATVETAPDGKTAEAAPDGKAAEAATDGKTAADGKAAETAPDGKADEPTSTGKPGDTDTKVDLAPVAGAVPADDAAQTAPVAVVAPKRRSRIRVPFAHAVRRPSRQTAAAAARSVGAWSRRPSGRLTLPALLLLLVVAATGTAGAIIVPAIAPDRTPVANGSGEPTTDPDLELLPTLPGTAPTPTASPGALPGLPQPVGRPADVLAGWAQQTGDRIGIPAVAVQAYGYAELVVSRTTPNCRLSWTTLAAIGLVESNHGRANGASLGPDGKAMPPIIGLPLDGQGGRQRIADTDGGRLDGDPVLDRAVGPMQFIPSTWAISGVDADNDGVKDPHDIDDAALAAANYLCSNGRNLSTSQDWWNAILSYNDVRQYAQAVFDAANRYGTASRA
- a CDS encoding FmdB family zinc ribbon protein, whose translation is MPRYEFRCRACGSTFEVNRPMAQSSAAATCPQGHDDTVKLLSTVAVTGRGGTVAGAGPVSAGGGGCCGGGCGC